The following proteins are encoded in a genomic region of Pyrus communis chromosome 11, drPyrComm1.1, whole genome shotgun sequence:
- the LOC137708600 gene encoding uncharacterized protein → MAPRPRGRPRKRNTRMCAAIDAMKPMGFSENLVCDTVKELLEVYGEDGDTTGWPFIEEGAYSLLIETILEKQGGAENKDASLLDDAGSGNGDEVSSAKPSITVFCPDSVAPRRLRPLYGWICRVDDDDNKLPVELAPVPSLAFVAALLRRWEKKVQVKVECEA, encoded by the coding sequence ATGGCCCCAAGACCAAGAGGACGACCCAGGAAACGCAATACTCGAATGTGTGCTGCGATTGATGCTATGAAACCCATGGGTTTTTCGGAGAATTTAGTTTGCGATACAGTGAAAGAACTACTGGAAGTTTATGGGGAAGATGGTGATACAACCGGATGGCCCTTTATCGAAGAAGGTGCTTACTCCCTCCTGATTGAAACAATTCTTGAGAAACAAGGCGGTGCTGAAAACAAGGATGCTTCTCTTCTAGATGATGCAGGAAGTGGAAATGGCGATGAAGTGTCATCAGCTAAGCCCTCAATCACTGTTTTTTGCCCGGATAGTGTTGCACCGCGGAGGCTTAGACCTTTGTACGGCTGGATTTGTAgggttgatgatgatgataataaGCTACCTGTGGAACTAGCACCGGTTCCGTCATTGGCGTTTGTCGCCGCTTTATTGCGCAGATGGGAGAAGAAGGTGCAAGTCAAGGTGGAATGCGAGGCCTGA
- the LOC137707580 gene encoding biogenesis of lysosome-related organelles complex 1 subunit 2-like, translating into MAAAAKEEQKDALAESINDLFGSVSAVVKSELQGSTNHLDLLEKMNMRVAEEYKGFGDVAAGLSVFVEQLKAKSGSFDEYVKQIDVIEQQVTEFEAVVSVLDRYASMLESKVESVYQNPSAS; encoded by the coding sequence ATGGCTGCTGCTGCGAAGGAAGAGCAAAAAGACGCGCTCGCCGAGTCCATCAACGATCTCTTCGGCAGCGTCTCCGCCGTGGTTAAATCAGAGCTCCAGGGATCGACCAACCACCTCGATCTTCTCGAAAAGATGAACATGCGAGTGGCCGAAGAGTACAAGGGCTTCGGCGACGTGGCGGCGGGGCTGAGCGTGTTCGTGGAGCAGCTCAAGGCCAAGAGCGGCAGCTTCGACGAGTACGTGAAGCAGATCGACGTCATCGAGCAGCAGGTGACGGAGTTCGAGGCGGTTGTTTCGGTGCTCGATAGATACGCGTCGATGTTGGAGTCCAAAGTTGAATCTGTTTATCAGAATCCATCGGCTTCCTGA